The following proteins are co-located in the Cryptococcus neoformans var. grubii H99 chromosome 1, complete sequence genome:
- a CDS encoding microtubule binding protein translates to MVRSKFKDEHPFDKRKAEAERIRQKYQDRIPVICEKAEKSDIPTIDKKKYLVPADLTVGQFVYVIRKRIKLAPEKAIFIFVDDILPPTAALMSSIYDEHKDEDGFLYVLYASENTFGDLEQYAISE, encoded by the exons ATGGTCCGAAGCAAGTTTAAGGATGAGCACCCCTTCG ACAAGCGAAAGGCCGAAGCGGAGAGGATCAGGCAAAAGTATCAGGATAGGATTCCC GTGATCTGTGAGAAGGCTGAGAAGAGTGATATCCCAACGATTGATAAGAAGAAGTATCTCGTACCAGCC GATCTTACTGTTGGGCAATTCGTCTATGTCATCAG GAAACGGATCAAGCTCGCGCCTGAAAAGGCCATTTTCATCtttgttgatgatatccttcctccaacaGCGGCACTTATGAGTTCAATTTATGATGAGCACAA GGACGAAGATG GTTTCCTTTACGTCCTCTATGCTTCTGAGAACACCTTTGGCGACCTTGAACAATACGCCATCTCCGAGTAA
- a CDS encoding small subunit ribosomal protein S30 translates to MGKVHGSLARAGKVKSQTPKVEPQEKKKVPKGRAQKRLQYTRRFVNVTVAPGGKRRMNQQPVGKSG, encoded by the exons ATGGGTAAGGTTCACGGTTCCCTCGCTCGTGCAGGTAAAGTCAAGTCTCAG ACCCCTAAGGTCGAGCcccaggagaagaagaaggtccCCAAGGGCCGAGCTC AGAAGCGATTGCAATACACCCGACGATTCGTCAACGTTACTGTTGCCCCTGGTGGCAAGCGAAGGAT GAACCAACAGCCCGTCGGCAAGTCCGGTTAA
- a CDS encoding prephenate dehydratase: protein MSTEPPAKRMKETKRVEMAFLGPRGTYGEQAARAFATSYSDPIDLVPCTTIADVYNHSAPLIVLPLENTLQGCVLETLDCLLSVLRTSNPEDPKPLERKIVADFVLPIRHCLVVRKGTKMAEVKWVRSHEQALGQSSSFLAERLPGVKLEKWSSTAGAAVSLLQNTGNADDKGAAICSKAVLDLYPDHLEVLHEGTQYGNENYTRFLLLTVPSPTILRKSDKQLSPADRTSFIAVPNPSLSAVLLSLHLSSSASSSISVTAIHTRPAGEGTAHKDEKFPRWCLLEIVNGPTKEMEDAVDLGSLKERL, encoded by the exons ATGAGCACTGAGCCCCCCGccaagaggatgaaggagaccAAAAGGGTAGAAATGGCCTTCCTCGGTCCGAGGGGCACTTATGGCGAGCAG GCAGCGAGGGCATTTGCGACTAGCTATAGCGATCCTATAGACCTTGTGCCATGTACCACCATCGCCG ATGTGTACAACCATTCTGCCCCTCTCATCGTACTTCCTCTAGAGAATACTCTTCAAGGATGTGTCTTGGAAACCCTCGATTGTCTCCTCTCAGTACTTAGAACTTCAAACCCCGAGGATCCGAAACCTCTTGAGCGGAAAATTGTAGCCGACTTTGTGCTCCCCATACGGCATTGCCTTGTTGTCAGAAAGGGTACAAAGATGGCCGAGGTCAAATGGGTTAGGAGCCATGAACAAGCTTTGGGccaatcctcctccttcttggctgAGAGATTGCCGGGTGTCAAGTTGGAAAAATGGTCTTCAACTGCTGGAGCGGCAGTGTCTTTGCTTCAAAATACAGGCAATGCGGATGACAAGGGCGCTGCGATATGTTCGAAAGCCGTTTTGGATCTGTATCCTGATCATCTCGAGGTGTTGCACGAGGGTACACAATATGGCAATG AGAACTACACCCGtttcctccttcttacAGTCCCGTCCCCTACCATCCTCCGAAAGTCGGACAAACAACTTTCTCCTGCCGACAGAACATCCTTCATTGCCGTACCCAACCCATCATTAAGCGCTGTacttctctccctccatCTATCTTCATCGGCGAGCTCATCAATAAGCGTGACAGCTATACATACCCGGCCGGCAGGAGAGGGCACGGCACATAAAGACGAAAAGTTCCCTAGGTGGTGTCTCTTGGAGATCGTTAATGGACCAAccaaagagatggaagatgcgGTAGATCTTGGGtctttgaaggagagattgTGA
- a CDS encoding large subunit ribosomal protein L34e, giving the protein MAQRVTLRKRQPYNTTSNRRRVVKTPGGKLVVHHLKKIASAPKCGDCGLALPGIPVLRPRQYATLSKRQKTVNRAYGGSCCAPCVKQRITRAFLIEEATIVKRMLKDKAAARK; this is encoded by the exons ATGGCCCAGCGAGTCACTCTCCGCAAGCGACAGCCTTATAACACCACCTCCAACAGGAGGAGGGTCGTCAAGACTCCCGGAGGCAAGTTGGTCGTCCACcacttgaagaagattgct TCTGCTCCCAAGTGCGGTGACTGTGGTCTCGCTCTCCCTGGT ATCCCCGTCCTCCGACCCCGTCAAT ACGCTACCCTTTCCAAGCGTCAAAAGACCGTCAACAGGGCGTATGGTGGTTCTTGCTGCGCTCCCTGCGTTAAGCAGCG AATCACCCGAGCTTTCTTGATCGAGGAGGCCACCATTGTCAAGCGAATGCTCAAGGACAAGGCCGCTGCTAGGAAGTAG
- a CDS encoding ribosome assembly protein SQT1: MSVDEEDQLQDAQLQEDDVVEIVEDDGDIPMDEDDDDNDKYDAEIIIGGPGPGEEDLMMNEEDEGEQRADNSWGVNALHNQQQSIFTISLHPAFPNPPIAISGGEDDAGFIFCPIPADSETSASSSFFSADTFPPTKLTGHTDSVVAAGWSFDGEMVATGGMDGKVIVWQRVKPQESTDEASVDEWKNWSMIQELETGTEITWLQWHPKGNVIAAGCEDATVWLWNLPSGNTLNVLSSHTMTSTAGLFPPPNGRQLLTASLDSSLILWDPRDPNPVWKSSIFMPANSPELDPAEHGITALAVSPNGQIAAVGGSSGKVKLISMAKGDVLATRLVGHAEGESVEALLFVDLLNGAAGGNKGVVLVSAGTDGKAFVWDVATGRVRAELQHDEPITTLAGHPHPQLHLVTTASADSTLKTWDIRTGALIATHTGHMGVVNGVAIAPAREGKVVVSAGDEGVSLIWKV, from the exons ATGTCTgtcgacgaggaagacCAGCTGCAAGACGCTCAACTCCAGGAGGACGATGTTGTAGAAATTGTCGAGGATGACGGAGATATCCCAAtggacgaggacgatgatgacaacGACAAGTACGATGCTGAGATAATCATCGGTGGCCCTGGTCCCGGAGAGGAAGacttgatgatgaatgaggaagatgaaggagagcaGAGAGCAGACAACAGTTGGGGTGTGAATG CTCTTCATAACCAGCAACAATCTATCTTTACAATCTCCCTACACCCCGCTTTCCCTAACCCTCCCATCGCCATCTCTGGCGGTGAAGATGACGCTGGATTCATCTTCTGTCCCATTCCTGCCGATTCTGAGACGTCCGCGTCCTCATCGTTTTTCAGTGCTGACACTTTCCCTCCCACGAAGTTGACTGGCCACACCGACTCCGTGGTTGCGGCTGGATGGAGCTTTGACGGCGAGATGGTTGCTACAGGTGGTATGGATGGAAAAGTCATTGTTTGGCAGAGAGTTAAGCCCCAAGAGTCAACGGATGAGGCGTCTGTGGATGAATGGAAAAATTGGAGTATGATCCAAGAGTTGGAAACCGGTACCGAGATAACT TGGTTACAATGGCATCCCAAAGGTAACGTCATTGCCGCTGGTTGTGAGGACGCGACTGTCTGGTTATGGAACT TGCCCTCTGGCAACACCCTCAAtgttctttcttctcacaCTATGACCTCCACCGCCGGTCTCTTCCCGCCTCCGAATGGCCGTCAACTCCTCACCGCCTCACTCGactcttctctcatcctctggGACCCCCGAGATCCCAACCCTGTATGGAAATCGTCCATCTTCATGCCAGCCAACTCTCCCGAACTCGATCCTGCCGAACACGGCATCACAGCTCTCGCTGTCTCTCCTAACGGCCAAATTGCCGCTGTGGGTGGTAGCAGTGGAAAGGTCAAGCTTATTAGCATGGCAAAAGGTGATGTGCTCGCCACAAGGTTAGTGGGTCACGCGGAGGGAGAGAGTGTGGAAGCGCTTCTGTTTGTGGATCTTTTGAATGGTGCTGCTGGAGGAAATAAGGGTGTCGTTTTGGTCAGCGCGGGAACAGATGGAAAAGCGTTTGTCTGGGATGTCGCTACTGGACGAGTACGAGCAGAGCTTCAACATGAC GAACCTATAACCACCCTCGCCGGGCACCCCCATCCCCAACTTCACCTTGTCACTACTGCCTCCGCCGACTCCACTCTCAAGACATGGGATATCCGAACTGGGGCGCTCATCGCAACCCACACCGGTCATATGGGTGTCGTCAACGGTGTTGCTATCGCTCCTGCacgagaaggcaaggtggTCGTCAGTGCCGGTGATGAGGGTGTTAGCTTGATCTGGAAGGTTTAG
- a CDS encoding cadmium ion transporter: MIPFYKPVPAPPAIFKGQPLPQHNANFISKILFHWVTPVIKAGYSRPLEADDLWNLTTDLECKTVSDQLRTNFLSRSPPSKRLPQSHNPVNSGTSVTLSSSSPGARTHPAARHKRLNDRFITATSRAYMKQARESMFSMGGMDLFAVAHDTVHVETITDEDAHSTPSYQKDANLNDSEIRDLVKQYGKKKARRALKGQIAIEDGKLYDMSLTRAMYSTVWLKWWIAIIMKSCAAALQVTYPLITQQLINQLTTAHAYHNDPTNNPPPKSIGYSLSLAFALFAMIQASSLFSYQALQRGSVIGFMMRAALIDLIGSKSMRLSTTAKMEMTSGKMTTMVSADASFLDFSVPMTLDLVVQPVQIVVGLGLLVWILGYSALVGLAVMALAGPLQAFMFAAMVRTRHSQLSYVDARVRLLSETITSIRAVKLFAYVSFFSSKVTELRKRELVFLKKNGFNRASMNATMAFIPTLAAVLTFITYGLTGHSLTPATIFSGLQYFNVLKTPIAFLPMCFTAISDALVGIGRIGALLRAEEMPEGVNVQEDARWAIDVKGGFEFEKGGHRKNENGTAGAEEKKAKIEEKPFRLEDIDLRIPKGALVCIVGRVGSGKSALLSGLINEMRQMDGHSVFGGSVSYVPQLAWIHSGSVRDNITFSARREEIDFARLNAVIDACALRIDVQAMSDGDLTDVGEKGLLLSGGQRQRLSLARAAYAESSIVLLDDPLSAVDAHVAHHIFENCIISGPLASRTRILVTHHLAILSRADWVVVMESDGHGVGRVAQMGRYDDLKRQQGPFKSLFNEVDSAERQSRAHTLTPPLTTPSFKPPTSPGMESKEYEKKTSQDPMEEDRQTGSIPWSIYATYLSAIGNPIWPLLFGSMLILTQVATVGNNLLLGFWSADSWSLTQGEYMAVYAGLSVGIGLFTFVASYAMFLAGLGSSYALFARAWEHVMRAPMKWHGQTPSGRIINRLSKDIEMLDDRMAFSWETLLVNGLSAIGTFGLILYSYPWLGLAFIPLTIFYYIAGSYYRRTSRETKRIDSIMRSRIYSSFGEQLSGSAVIRAFGKQSVFERRMQDAINAEGRAYILTLVIQRWLGVRLDLSANLLILLIAIFGVVFRATVNASSFGVVFSYALSAAALFSNLVSLYAQVEMEMNNAERIINYTSLPTELPAILPSDPKIWPNHGSVKFKDLSLRYSPDAPWILKKLSFSVRPGEKVGVIGRTGAGKSSLVGAIMRAVDDEGIRGQVEIDGVDIKKIGIDTLRNGVGLIPQEAFLFEGTVRENIDPKGQNTDAHLNALLSLIHLDPIMPSSQSLREKFKLDAPVSDGGSNFSGGEKQLLALMRAMARDTKILLLDEATSSVDDETDALIQRIIQNHLKGVTLISIAHRLHTLAYYDRILVLDGGRVVEFDSPLVLFDIRDSIFRQLCDHVNIQRQNLLHIRHDALYAVQTARDRESLFNHWTVADAWAQGGMRSSQ, translated from the exons ATGATCCCATTCTACAAGCCAGTACCTGCACCACCTGCTATCTTCAAAGGCCAGCCTCTTCCGCAACATAATGCCAACTTCATTTCAAAGATACTATTTCACTGGGTGACTCCTGTTATTAAAGCAGGGTATTCTAGGCCTCTGGAGGCTGATG ATTTATGGAACCTGACAACTGATCTGGAATGCAAGACG GTCTCGGACCAACTTCGAACCAACTTCCTCAGCCGTAGCCCCCCATCCAAACGTCTTCCACAGTCTCACAATCCTGTAAATAGCGGTACCTCTGTCacactctcttcttcctcccctgGAGCTCGTACGCATCCTGCCGCCCGACACAAGAGATTGAATGATAGGTTCATTACGGCAACGTCGCGAGCGTATATGAAGCAAGCTAGGGAGAGCATGTTTTCCATGGGCGGTATGGATCTTTTTGCTGTGGCGCATGACACGGTGCATGTCGAGACCATtacagatgaagatgccCACTCCACTCCATCGTATCAGAAGGATGCAAATCTGAACGATTCAGAAATCAGGGATCTCGTTAAACAatatgggaagaagaaagccCGCAGGGCCTTAAAAGGACAAATTGCAATAGAAGATGGTAAATTATATGACATGAGTCTAACTCGGGCCATGTATTCCACGGTGTGGCTGAAATGGTGGATCGCGATCATTATGAAGAGCTGCGCCG CCGCTCTTCAAGTGACCTACCCCCTCATCACCCAACAACTCATCAACCAACTCACCACTGCCCACGCATACCACAATGACCCCACTAACAATCCTCCACCTAAATCCATAGGCTACAGCCTTAGCTTGgcctttgcccttttcGCAATGATTCAAGCTTCAAGTTTATTCTCCTATCAGGCTTTGCAGAGAGGAAGTGTGATTGGGTTCATGATGCGTGCGGCGTTGATTGACTTGATCGGTAGCAAGTCTAT GAGACTCTCGACAACAGCAAAAATGGAGATGACCTCTGGTAAAATGACGACCATGGTCTCAGCGGACGCTTCCTTTCTCGACTTCTCGGTGCCTATGACTCTTGATCTTGTGGTACAGCCTGTGCAAATCGTGGTTGGCTTAGGACTGCTCGTGTGGATCCTCGGATATTCAGCTTTAGTCGGACTCGCC GTAATGGCCCTTGCGGGCCCCCTCCAAGCTTTCATGTTTGCTGCCATGGTTCGTACCCGTCATTCCCAACTGTCCTATGTCGATGCGCGTGTTCGTCTGCTGTCCGAGACTATCACTTCCATCCGAGCAGTCAAGCTTTTCGCTTATGTGTCATTCTTTTCCAGCAAGGTGACTGagctgaggaagagggaattGGTGtttctgaagaagaacggaTTCAATAGGGCGAGTATGAATGCAACGATGGCATTTATACCTACTCTTGCTGCTGTTC TGACGTTCATCACATACGGACTGACAGGTCATTCCCTCACACCAGCAACTATATTCTCCGGCCTGCAGTACTTCAACGTCCTCAAAACGCCCATTGCCTTCTTGCCCATGTGCTTTACCGCGATCTCCGACGCTCTCGTGGGCATAGGGAGGATAGGTGCCTTGCTGAGAGCAGAGGAAATGCCAGAAGGGGTCAATGTACAAGAAGATGCTAGGTGGGCGATAGACGTAAAGGGAGGTTTTGAGTTTGAGAAAGGGGGACATAGAAAGAACGAGAACGGGACTGCGGGggctgaggagaagaaagctaAGATCGAGGAGAAGCCGTTCAGACTGGAAGACATTGATCTGAGAATACCTAAAG GTGCTTTAGTCTGCATTGTCGGTCGAGTTGGGTCCGGAAAGTCGGCTTTGCTCTCTGGGTTAATCAATGAAATGAGGCAAATGGACGGCCACTCTGTCTTTGGAGGGTCGGTGAGCTATG TCCCTCAGCTAGCTTGGATTCATTCAGGTTCTGTCAGAGATAACATAACTTTTTCTgcaagaagggaagagattgatTTCGCCAGGCTGAACGCTGTAATCGATGCTTGCGCTCTGAGAATTGATGTCCAAGCCATGTCTGACGGAGATCT CACCGACGTAGGAGAAAAaggtcttcttctgtcaGGTGGCCAGCGCCAACGTCTCTCCCTGGCCCGTGCAGCTTATGCCGAATCCTCCATAGTACTTCTTGACGACCCTCTCTCAGCAGTTGATGCTCACGTCGCCCATCACATATTTGAGAACTGTATTATCTCTGGTCCACTCGCAAGCCGAACCAGGATTCTCGTAACTCATCACCTGGCTATTTTATCGAGGGCTGATTGGGTTGTCGTAATGGAAAGTGATGGACATGGGGTAGGGAGGGTGGCACAGATGGGAAGGTATGATGACTTGAAGAGGCAGCAGGGACCGTTCAAGAGCCTCTTCAATGAGGTTGACTCAGCTGAAAGACAGTCTCGAGCTCATACATTGACACCGCCTCTAACAACCCCTTCATTCAAACCACCAACCTCACCCGGTATGGAATCTAAAGAAtatgaaaaaaaaacttcCCAAGATCCTATGGAAGAGGATCGCCAAACTGGATCTATTCCGTGGTCCATCTACGCGACGTACTTGTCAGCCATCGGAAACCCGATATGGCCGCTTCTCTTTGGATCCATGCTTATATTGACACAGGTAGCGACAGTGGGAAATAACTTACTGCTCGGTTTTTGGTCTGCCGATAGCTGGAGTCTGACTCAGGGAGAGTACATGGCAGTGTACGCCGGCCTTAGTGTAGGGATCGGTCTTTTTACG TTTGTTGCATCCTATGCTATGTTCCTGGCTGGTCTTGGGTCTTCTTACGCTCTCTTTGCAAGAGCATGGGAACACGTCATGAGGGCGCCAATGAAATGGCACGGTCAGACTCCC AGCGGAAGAATCATCAATAGGTTATCAAAAG ATATTGAGATGCTTGATGACAGGATGGCATTCTCGTGGGAGACTCTACTCGT CAACGGTCTTTCCGCTATCGGAACCTTCGGTCTCATTCTTTACTCATATCCTTGGCTGGGATTGGCCTTCATCCCACTCACGATCTTCTAT TATATTGCCGGCTCTTACTACAGACGAACTTCCCGTGAAACCAAACGTATTGACTCCATTATGAGATCTCGTATCTATAGCTCTTTTGGAGAACAG TTGTCGGGTTCTGCTGTCATACGCGCCTTCGGTAAACAGTCCGTTtttgagagaaggatgcaAGATGCAATCAATGCTGAGGGA CGAGCGTATATTCTGACT CTTGTAATCCAAAG ATGGCTAGGTGTCCGGCTTGATCTGTCAGCAAACCTTCTCATCCTG CTAATCGCCATATTCGGTGTTGTGTTTCGTGCCACAGTCAACGCCTCATCTTTCGGTGTTGTCTTCTCCTATGCACTGTCAGCTGCCGCCTTGTTCTCAAACCTTGTCTCTCTTTATGCTCaagtggagatggaaatg AACAATGCCGAACGTATAATCAACTACACCTCCCTTCCCACTGAACTCCCTGCCATCCTCCCCTCCGACCCAAAGATCTGGCCTAATCATGGTTCTGTCAAGTTTAAAGACTTATCTCTCCGGTACTCTCCCGACGCGCCTTGGATTCTCAAGAAATTGAGCTTCTCTGTGAGACCAGGAGAAAAAGTCGGCGTGATAGGACGGACTGGAGCAGGGAAGAGCAGCCTTGTGGGGGCAATTATGCGAgctgttgatgatgaagggaTAAGAGGTCAGGTGGAAATCGACGGGGTAGATATCAAGAAAATTGGGATAGACACGCTTAGAAATGGAGTTGGCCTGATCCCTCAAGAAGCTTTCTTATTTGAAGGTACAGTCAG AGAGAACATAGATCCAAAAGGACAGAACACCGACGCTCATCTGAACGCacttctttccctcatcCACTTAGATCCTATCATGCCATCTTCACAATCTCTTCGAGAAAAATTCAAGTTAGACGCTCCTGTCAGCGATGGGGGAAGTAACTTCAGTGGGGGTGAAAAACAACTGT TGGCATTGATGAGAGCTATGGCTCGAGACACAAAGATCCTCTTATTAGACGAAGCCACTTCGtctgttgatgatgaaacTGATGCCTTAATCCAAAGGATCATTCAGAACCATTTGAAAGGTGTTACA TTAATCTCAATTGCTCATCGACTCCATACTTTGGCGTATTACGATCGGATACTTGTATTGGACGGTGGGCGAGTCGTCGAA TTTGATTCGCCTCTGGTATTATTCGACATCCGAGACTCCATCTTTCGCCAGTTATGCGATCATGTT AATATACAAAGACAGAACCTTCTTCATATTCGCCACGACGCCTTGTATGCCGTTCAAACAGCAAGAGACCGAGAATCATTGTTCAACCATTGGACGGTTGCGGATGCTTGGGCTCAGGGTGGTATGCGATCGTCACAATGA
- a CDS encoding ubiquitin-conjugating enzyme E2 2: MSTAAKRRLIRDFKRLTSDAPIGISGSPNPDNIMVWNAVIFGPPETPFEDGSFRLTLTFTDAYPNKPPTVRFISKMFHPNIYANGELCLDILQNRWSPTYDVAAILTSVQSLLNDPNPASPANVDAAQLFKENLKEYERRVKKTVELSWVDNADEIEAEVVEADEGSSS; encoded by the exons ATG TCCACAGCAGCCAAGCGACGTCTGATTCGAGACTTTAAGCGTCTCACTTCTGATGCCCCCATCGGTATCTCTGGCAGTCCCAATCCTGACAACATCATGGTGTGGAATGCCGTCATCTTTGGACCTC CCGAGACACCATTTGAAGACGGCTCTTTCCGACTCACTCTCACATTCACCGATGCCTATCCCAACAAGCCCCCTACTGTCCGCTTTATCTCCAAAATGTTCCACCCCAATATCTATGCCAACGGCGAGCTTTGTTTGGATATCTTGCAGAATAGATGGAGTCCGACGTACGATGTGGCGGCGATCTTGACAAGTGTGCAAAGTCTGCTGAATGACCCCAACCCGGCTAG TCCTGCGAACGTCGACGCTGCTCAACTCTTCAAAGAGAATCTTAAGGAATACGAACGGCGCGTCAAG AAAACTGTCGAGCTTTCCTGGGTGGATAACGCAGATGAGATCGAAGCCGAAGTGGTTGAAGCGGATGAAGGGAGCTCATCCTAA
- a CDS encoding solute carrier family 25 (mitochondrial folate transporter), member 32, whose amino-acid sequence MSGNGSSSFAAPPSARTLFIPPQFHSMTAGAGAGLVSSIVTCPLDVVKTRLQAQAASVNHKDYQTVEMIIKDIWTSGGFRGFYRGLGPTLAGYLPTWGIYFTVYDMVKDRLGAWAAHSDLPTNPSMVHIVAAMTAGATGTCMTSPLWVIKTRLMAQVGPSDQARYRNTLEAIVDIYRNEGFRAFYKGLLPSLMGISHVAVQFPLYEKAKSWADHNTEGDHSTLTPSTILICSAFSKMVASIATYPHEVLRTRLQIRKSSPKSNSSSSISSSNPSKPSHPPLSLSSMRPNYLPSANGKPHPPLDASSSTASHAHTPSDHQTRPLWRSLIKRRKEGGIIDTFLSIRNQDGWRGFYRGLSINLIRTVPSSAVTMLTYELIMRRLSSSTS is encoded by the exons ATGTCCGGTAATggctcctcatcctttgCAGCCCCGCCGTCGGCACGcactctcttcatccctcctcAATTCCATTCTATGACAGCCGGTGCAGGGGCAGGCCTTGTATCATCCATCGTAACATGTCCTCTCGACGTTGTCAAGACTCGCCTGCAGGCGCAAGCGGCCTCGGTGAACCACAAGGACTATCAAACAGTTGAAATGATCATCAAGGATATATGGACATCAGGCGGCTTCAGGGGTTTTTATAGGGGACTAGGACCGACACTAGCTGGGTATTTGCCTACATGGGGAATATATTTCACCGTGTATGATATGGTCAAGGATAGATTGGGAGCTTGGGCGGCGCATAGTG ATCTACCAACGAACCCGTCGATGGTGCATATTGTAGCAGCAATGACGGCTGGAGCCACCGGAACGTGTATGACTAGCCCTTTATGGGTAATCAAGACTCGATTAATG GCCCAAGTAGGTCCATCCGATCAAGCGCGATACAGAAACACTCTTGAGGCAATAGTGGACATTTACAGAAACGAAGGATTTAGAGCATTCTACAAAGGGCTCTTACCGTCATTGATGGGCATTAGTCATGTTGCTGTTCAGTTTCCTCTCTATGAAAAAGCAAAATCCTGGGCCG ATCACAACACAGAGGGCGACCATTCCACCTTAACACCTTCAACGATCCTTATTTGCTCCGCATTCTCCAAAATGGTTGCTTCAATAGCAACCTATCCTCATGAAGTCCTCCGAACCCGTCTCCAAATCCGCAAATCATCTCCTAAATCCAATTCTTCTAGCTCCATTTCCAGCTCCAACCCTTCCAAGCCTTCTCATCCACCATTATCCCTTTCCTCAATGCGTCCCAATTACCTTCCATCGGCGAATGGCAAACCTCATCCACCATTAGACGCCTCCAGTTCCACAGCTTCTCATGCCCACACTCCGTCAGATCACCAGACTAGACCGCTATGGCGTTCCTTGATCAAACGCCGTAAGGAAGGCGGGATTATCGATACGTTTTTGAGTATAAGAAACCAAGATGGTTGGAGAGGATTTTATAGAGGGTTGTCCATCAATTTGATCAGGACTGTGCCTAGTAGCGCTGTCACAATGCTTAC ATACGAACTTATCATGCGTAGATTGtcttcatccacatcaTGA